The Candidatus Nanosynbacter sp. HMT-352 region CCGTATTAACGCCGCCCATAATTCCCGCTAACCCAATCACACCTTCGCCGTCAGCGATCACAATATCGTCAACCGTCAATTCATATTCCTTGCCGTTAAGCAAACCAACTTTTTCGCCATCGTGCGCCATTCGCACGCCAAGTTTATGCCCGCGCAACTTGTCGTAATCATAAGCGTGAGTCGGCTGCGCCGTCATAAACATCACGTAGTTTGTCGCGTCAACGATGTTATTGATAGGCTTTCCGCCCATTGCGACTAATTGACATTGCAGCCACAACGGGCTTGAATGGATATCTACATTTTTTATAGCAATCACAGAGAATGCGGGCGCAAGCCCATTGGCTTCATTAAACACTTCAAGCTCTAAACCATCGCTATCTGCGAATTCTTGAATAGCATTATACCAGTCAGGACTATTAAACTGCTGATGAAAAATGCCAGCAATTTCACGCGCCACACCGAGTTGCCCAAAACAATCCGGCCTGTGCGTAAACATCTTATTCTCAATTTCCAGCACGTAATCGTCCAGCCCAAACACTTCCGCAAAACTTGCGCCAGCCTGAAGCGTGACGCCCGCCGGAATATCACACTCATTAATCTCGATAATTCCCTCGTGATCCGTACCAATCGCCAGCTCATCAGCCGCCGCCAGCATACCCTGGCTTAAGATTCCACGCAGCGGCCGCGCATCCAGCACGAACGGCTCAGCGTCATCAAAACTCGCTGGGACGGTGCTTTTTGGTGGCAACCAAATTGCCCACATATCAGCATGAACATTCGGCGCACCGCAAACCACTTGCACGTAACCATTGTCATCCCTTGGGACGTCCGCTACGCCACCATCGTCAATTTTAGTCACACTCAAACGATCCGCATTCGGATGCTTTTCGCACTCAACAACTCGCACAATGCGCGCGCCACCATATTTGGCTTTCAGGTCAATCACTTCCTCGACACCACCAAGCTGCTGATTGACACGCGACACTAGCTCATCAACTGGCGGCAACTCAAAATTAATCAATTGTTTTATAAGATTTAAGCTAACTTTCATACTGATATAATTATATCATTTTACTGGCAAGTAATCGACCTTAGAAAACTATAAATAACCAAGGTAAATTGCTCCAGGGCAAAATACAACCGTCCTTGAACAAACGGGAGATAATTCCCAAGGGCACCTTCTCTTCGCACTCGGAGAGGGGTCATTTCTTGAATTATAATATAACTATGAACTACGATATATATCTAGAACTACAAACTCGTCTAGAATGGTTTTATGATTTTCACCCAGAGTTTTTTAATGATATTTCGCTCGAGCAGAAGAAGCTACTGCAGGATACGTTCCTGTACGATGCGCCCGACGAACACTATCCGAAGTCATTGCAGGATTTTTATGATAAAATTGGAGATTCCTTTACAAATATGCTCTTACGTGCTATTATTTAAGTGACTATTTAAAAGGAGTTAATAAATATGCGGCAAGGTATTCTTAAATAAACTGTCAATTTGATAGCGGGAACAAATAATTAGATGTCCTTTTTTAGGAGGGCTTAGTTTTTTGTACCCAGTTTAAGAATACCTTTATCATGTGATTCTAAAGTATCCAGAGAATATCTGTATGCTTTGTATACCTATGGTTATGCATAAAAATCCCAGTGATAAAAGTATTTATCACTGGGATTTTTATGCCCTTTTGGGTTTTTGAATGGAGGAAAATCACATGAAAATTATTAATATTGGAGTTTTAGCTCATGTTGATGCAGGAAAAACTACCTTAACAGAAAGCTTATTATATAACAGTGGAGCGATTACAGAATTAGGAAGCGTGGACAAAGGTACAACGAGGACGGATAATACGCTTTTAGAACGTCAGAGAGGAATTACAATTCAGACAGGAATAACCTCTTTTCAGTGGGAAAATACGAAGGTGAACATCATAGACACGCCAGGACATATGGATTTCTTAGCAGAAGTATATCGTTCATTATCAGTTTTAGATGGGGCAATTCTACTGATTTCTGCAAAAGATGGCGTACAAGCACAAACTCGTATATTATTTCATGCACTTAGGAAAATGGGGATTCCCACAATCTTTTTTATCAATAAGATTGACCAAAATGGAATTGATTTATCAACGGTTTATCAGGATATTAAAGAGAAACTTTCTGCCGAAATTGTAATCAAACAGAAGGTAGAACTGTATCCTAATATGTGTGTGACGAACTTTACCGAATCTGAACAATGGGATACGGTAATAGAGGGAAACGATGACCTTTTAGAGAAATATATGTCCGGTAAATCATTAGAAGCATTGGAACTCGAACAAGAGGAAAGCATAAGATTTCATAATTGTTCCCTGTTCCCTGTTTATCACGGAAGTGCAAAAAACAATATAGGGATTGATAACCTTATAGAAGTGATTACGAATAAATTTTATTCATCAACACATCGAGGTCCGTCTGAACTTTGCGGAAATGTTTTCAAAATTGAATATACAAAAAAAAGACAACGTCTTGCATATATACGCCTTTATAGTGGAGTACTACATTTACGAGATTCGGTTAGAGTATCAGAAAAAGAAAAAATAAAAGTTACAGAAATGTATACTTCAATAAATGGTGAATTATGTAAGATTGATAGAGCTTATTCTGGAGAAATTGTTATTTTGCAAAATGAGTTTTTGAAGTTAAATAGTGTTCTTGGAGATACAAAACTATTGCCACAGAGAAAAAAGATTGAAAATCCGCACCCTCTACTACAAACAACTGTTGAACCGAGTAAACCTGAACAGAGAGAAATGTTGCTTGATGCCCTTTTGGAAATCTCAGATAGTGATCCGCTTCTACGATATTACGTGGATTCTACGACACATGAAATTATACTTTCTTTCTTAGGGAAAGTACAAATGGAAGTGATTAGTGCACTGTTGCAAGAAAAGTATCATGTGGAGATAGAACTAAAAGAGCCTACAGTCATTTATATGGAGAGACCGTTAAAAAATGCAGAATATACCATTCACATCGAAGTGCCGCCAAATCCTTTCTGGGCTTCCATTGGTTTATCTGTATCACCGCTTCCGTTGGGAAGTGGAATGCAGTATGAGAGCTCGGTTTCTCTTGGATACTTAAATCAATCATTTCAAAATGCAGTTATGGAAGGGATACGCTATGGTTGCGAACAAGGATTATATGGTTGGAATGTGACGGATTGTAAAATCTGTTTTAAGTATGGCTTATACTATAGCCCTGTTAGTACCCCAGCAGATTTTCGGATGCTTGCTCCTATTGTATTGGAACAAGTCTTAAAAAAAGCTGGAACAGAATTGTTAGAGCCATATCTTAGTTTTAAAATTTATGCGCCACAGGAATATCTTTCACGAGCATACAACGATGCTCCTAAATATTGTGCGAACATCGTAGACACTCAATTGAAAAATAATGAGGTCATTCTTAGTGGAGAAATCCCTGCTCGGTGTATTCAAGAATATCGTAGTGATTTAACTTTCTTTACAAATGGACGTAGTGTTTGTTTAACAGAGTTAAAAGGGTACCATGTTACTACCGGTGAACCTGTTTGCCAGCCCCGTCGTCCAAATAGTCGGATAGATAAAGTACGATATATGTTCAATAAAATAACTTAGTGTATTTTATGTTGTTATATAAATATGGTTTCTTGTTAAATAAGATGAAATATTTTTTAATAAAGATTTGAATTAAAGTGTAAAGGAGGAGATAGTTATTATAAACTACAAGTGGATATTGTGTCCTGTATGTGGAAATAAAACACGATTAAAGATAAGGGAAGATACTGAATTAAAAAAATTCCCCCTCTATTGTCCGAAATGCAGACAAGAAAATTTAATTGAAATAAAGCAGTTCAAAGTAACTGTGATTACAGAGCCAGACGCAAAGACGCAGAGCCGATAAAATGAGATTAATACAATCTCATTTTATCGGCTCTTTCCGTTATGTATGGATTCTTTTAATTAGTCTTCGATGTTTCTTGCTTCGTTGATACCGCTGGCTAAAGATTCCATTAAGGATAGTTCTTTGTCTGTAAAGCTATCCATGTATTTCTCTATCTGTAATCGTCGGGTGCTTTTTACCAAGTTATTAGCAGGTAAGAAAAATTCATCAACGGAAACATGAAGTAACGATACAAGGTCATAAAGAACTTGTATGCTGGGGTGTTGCCCTTTATTTTCAATATTAGTTAAGTACCGTGGGTCAATTTCAATCAATGCTCCCACTTGTTCACGAGTTAAACCTCGTTTCAATCGAGCTTCTTTAATGGCTAAACCAAAGGCTCTAAAATCATATTTATCTTCTTTTTTACGCATAGTAGACCACCTCTATACATTTTATTGTTCCTACTGAATTAAAAACAGGTATAGAAAAACGTGTTATATGGTTTATAGGTTTATATTTAATAAAAAGCACTACTAAACGCCAATAAAAAAACCGTTATATGGTAGTGCTATTTACGCTGTTAAAATATTGTATATTACTTCCAAATGGCGGTTTGTTGGAGGTCAACGTCGCCATGAAGTACATCATATACAATAAATTTCCTTACATTGGGTTCTTGTCAAAAAAAGTCGTCTATCTGCAATAGATAAGTACGTCCACCAATGTGGTTTTATAAATCATATAGATAGAATAACAGAAGCATGTAAACAGAGAAATAAATCTGTTTATATGCTTTTTTGGCTATTCAGAACTTTTTTACAAAGTTTATTTATCAGTAATGCAACAAATCCCCCTTTCACATTGGGACTAAGAGTGAAAGGAGATAAACGAGCAAGGCTCACTTCCTTTCCTAGACAGAAAGGGGGTGAGAAACATGAAACCATCTTCTTTTCAGACCACAATAGAAAATCAGTTTGACTATATCTGTAAACGTGCTATGGAAGACGAGCGAAAGAATTATATGCTTTATCTTTCAAGGATTGCAAAGCGTGAGGTGTCCTTTTCGGATGTTGGCGATTATCTTGTTAGCCAGTTTGCGACAACAGATAACTATTCAACTGACTTTCAGATTTTTACACTCAATGGGTTATCAGTAGGCGTTGAAAATGATTTGTTGAGTGAAGCATTACGTGAGTTGCCAGACAAGAAACGTGAAATTCTACTGCTGTTTTACTTTATGGACATGAGCGATTCAGAAATTGCAGACCTGTTGAAATTGAACCGTTCTACTGTCTATCGGCATAGAACCAGTGGACTAGCCTTAATTAAAAAGTTTATGGAGGAATTTGAAGAATGAAAACACAATATCCTATGATTCCCTTTCCTCTCATTGTAAAGGCAACAGATGGCGATACCGAAGCGATTAACCAGATTCTACATCATTACAGAGGGTACATAACGAAGCGTTCCCTACGACTTATGAAAGATGAATATGGCAATCAAAGTATGGTCGTTGATGAAGTCTTACGTGGAAGAATGGAAACCAGACTGATTACAAAGATTTTGTCATTTGAAATTAAGTAATATCCTCTCTCCTTTCGTGGAAGCGTGCTAAACCATTCCACGCTTCCCGAACAGGGAGGTTTGTTATTCCACCAAAGCATATTGAGCTTTCAATGTGTTTTGATAGGCTAACGAGCCATTGTTCTTTGAAAACTGAATAAAAGTAATCGAATACGTTTCGATAAGAAAAGAGCCAACGGAACTAACCGCCATGACCTATCTTATAAAGATAGCGAGCGATTCATGTTAGTGATCCGAGAAGCAATCTTTAGCAGGATTGCCTGCAACGACATTCTTATCGTGATAATGATACTCCCATACAGTCAATAGTCCGAGCGTGATAAAACCGTCGCAGGCAATGAGTATGGCTACATGAGAACCATGCAGGGGTGGAACTCCCGTGAGCTTTGCTAAAGCTGTTCGATTGCTGGTAAAACAACTTTTATGAAATCCAAATAAGTGATTTGGAAAGGAGGATTTTATGAAGCAGACTGACATTCCTATTTGGGAACGTTATACCCTAACCATTGAAGAAGCGTCAAAATATTTTCGTATTGGCGAAAACAAGCTACGACGCTTGGCAGAGGAAAATAAAAATGCAAATTGGCTGATTATGAATGGCAATCGTATTCAGATTAAACGAAAACAATTTGAAAAAATTATAGATACATTGGACGCAATCTAGCGTCGCCAAAGGGTCTTGTATATGATAAAATAGTATTAAGTCGTATCAAGGCTCTTTCCATAAAGGAAAGGAGCAAATGCCATGTCAGAAAAAAGACGTGACAATAAAGGTCGAATCTTAAAGACTGGAGAGAGCCAACGAAAAGACGGAAGATACTTATACAAATATATAGATTCATTTGGAGAACCGCAATTTGTTTACTCGTGGAAACTTGTGGCTACAGACCGAGTACCAGCAGGAAAGCGTGATTGTATCTCACTTAGAGAGAAAATCGCAGAGTTACAGAAAGACATTCATGATGGTATTGATGTTGTAGGAAAGAAAATGACACTCTGCCAGCTTTACGCAAAACAGAACGCTCAAAGACCAAAGGTTAGAAAAAACACTGAAACTGGACGCAAATATCTTATGGATATTTTGAAGAAAGACAAGTTAGGTGTAAGAAGTATTGACAGTATTAAGCCATCAGACGCTAAAGAATGGGCTATTAGAATGAGTGAAAATGGTTATGCTTATCAAACCATCAATAACTACAAACGTTCTTTAAAGGCTTCATTCTAT contains the following coding sequences:
- a CDS encoding cysteine-rich KTR domain-containing protein; amino-acid sequence: MCPVCGNKTRLKIREDTELKKFPLYCPKCRQENLIEIKQFKVTVITEPDAKTQSR
- a CDS encoding excisionase, which translates into the protein MKQTDIPIWERYTLTIEEASKYFRIGENKLRRLAEENKNANWLIMNGNRIQIKRKQFEKIIDTLDAI
- the tet(M) gene encoding tetracycline resistance ribosomal protection protein Tet(M) — translated: MKIINIGVLAHVDAGKTTLTESLLYNSGAITELGSVDKGTTRTDNTLLERQRGITIQTGITSFQWENTKVNIIDTPGHMDFLAEVYRSLSVLDGAILLISAKDGVQAQTRILFHALRKMGIPTIFFINKIDQNGIDLSTVYQDIKEKLSAEIVIKQKVELYPNMCVTNFTESEQWDTVIEGNDDLLEKYMSGKSLEALELEQEESIRFHNCSLFPVYHGSAKNNIGIDNLIEVITNKFYSSTHRGPSELCGNVFKIEYTKKRQRLAYIRLYSGVLHLRDSVRVSEKEKIKVTEMYTSINGELCKIDRAYSGEIVILQNEFLKLNSVLGDTKLLPQRKKIENPHPLLQTTVEPSKPEQREMLLDALLEISDSDPLLRYYVDSTTHEIILSFLGKVQMEVISALLQEKYHVEIELKEPTVIYMERPLKNAEYTIHIEVPPNPFWASIGLSVSPLPLGSGMQYESSVSLGYLNQSFQNAVMEGIRYGCEQGLYGWNVTDCKICFKYGLYYSPVSTPADFRMLAPIVLEQVLKKAGTELLEPYLSFKIYAPQEYLSRAYNDAPKYCANIVDTQLKNNEVILSGEIPARCIQEYRSDLTFFTNGRSVCLTELKGYHVTTGEPVCQPRRPNSRIDKVRYMFNKIT
- a CDS encoding sigma-70 family RNA polymerase sigma factor, translated to MKPSSFQTTIENQFDYICKRAMEDERKNYMLYLSRIAKREVSFSDVGDYLVSQFATTDNYSTDFQIFTLNGLSVGVENDLLSEALRELPDKKREILLLFYFMDMSDSEIADLLKLNRSTVYRHRTSGLALIKKFMEEFEE
- a CDS encoding helix-turn-helix transcriptional regulator; the encoded protein is MRKKEDKYDFRAFGLAIKEARLKRGLTREQVGALIEIDPRYLTNIENKGQHPSIQVLYDLVSLLHVSVDEFFLPANNLVKSTRRLQIEKYMDSFTDKELSLMESLASGINEARNIED
- a CDS encoding helix-turn-helix domain-containing protein; the protein is MKTQYPMIPFPLIVKATDGDTEAINQILHHYRGYITKRSLRLMKDEYGNQSMVVDEVLRGRMETRLITKILSFEIK